The DNA sequence ACCAGCTGGTGCGCGAACTGATCGACGAGGGGAAGCTTGGCAAGATCACCAGCGGCACTTGCCACGTCATGGGCCACGGCATGGAGCATTGGCACCCCAATCCCGACTTCTTCTTCCAGCCCGGGGCGGGACCAGTGCTGGACATCGGACCGTACTACATCACCAATCTGATCCAGCTGATCGGGCCGGTGAAGCAGGTGGCGGCCTTCGCGACGACCCCGGCCAAGGAACGGACCATCAGCTCAAAGCCGCGCGCAGGCGAAAAAATCCCGGTCAACACGCCGACCACCATCCATGGCCTGCTGGAATTCGAGAACGGCGCCGTGGTGACGCTGAACACCAGCTGGGATGTGTGGGCTCACGGCCACGCGCCGATGGAACTCTATGGCGAGGGCGGGACGGTGTTCGTGCCGGATCCGAACTTCTTCGGCGGCGACGTGCGCTTCACCGAAGAAGGCAAGCCGGTCAAGAAGCTGCCGAAATGGAAGCATCCGCTTGGCGTTCCCAATGAGATGCATGGCCAAGGCATGATGGCCAATTACCGCACGGCGGGCCTGGCCGACATGGCGCTGGCGATCGCCGAAGGGCGGCCGCACCGCTGCTCGATGGAACTCGCGCTGCATGCCGTCGATGTCATGACCGGCCTCCTGCGCTCCGGCGAAACCGGCAAGTTCGTCGCCATGCAGACCACTTGCGAGCGTCCGGCCGCGCTTGGCGTCAAGCAGGCCAAGGAGCTGCTGGCCAAGAAGACGTAGTCGCATGGATTATCGATAATTTTGCCTTACCCCTCTCCCCGTTCCTCCGGGGAGGGGGTAAAGGATGGGGTACGGGCATGCCCATCGCCTCTGCGATGACGGTGCCCTGTCCGTTCAGATTCGAGGATTTCCCGATGCCCTATATCGCCGCTGAAAACCGCTACGAGAAAATGATCTACAACCGCTGCGGTCGGTCCGGCCTCAAGCTGCCGGCGATCTCGCTCGGGCTGTGGCACAATTTCGGCGACGACACGCCGCATCGGACCAAGCAGGCGATCGTGCGAAAGGCCTTCGATCTTGGCATCACCCATTTCGACCTCGCCAACAATTATGGGCCGCCGCCCGGCTCGGCCGAGACGGCTTTCGGCGAGATACTGCGTACTGATTTTGCCCCCTATCGCGACGAACTGATCATCTCGACCAAGGCCGGCTACGAAATGTGGGCCGGCCCCTACGGCGAATGGGGCGGGCGCAAATACATGCTGGCCAGCCTCGACCAGAGCCTGAAGCGGATGGGCCTCGACTATGTCGACATCTTCTATTCGCACCGCTTCGATCCCGATACGCCGCTCGAAGAAACCATGGGCGCGCTCGACCATGCGGTTCGTTCGGGCAAGGCGCTCTACGCCGGCATCTCGTCCTACAATTCGCAGCGCACCCGCGAGGCCGCCGACATATTGAGGCAACTCGGTACGCCCTGCGTCATCCATCAGCCGAGCTATTCGATGCTGAACCGCTGGGTCGAGGAGGACGGACTGCTCGACACGCTCGAGGGGCTCGGCGTCGGCTCCATCGTGTTCTCGCCGCTGGCGCAAGGCATGCTGACCGACAAATATCTCGGCGGCATTCCCGATGGCAGCCGGGCCTCCCAGGGCAAGTCGCTGAAGACAGCTTTCATCAACGATCGCACCATTGCCAACATCGAGGCGCTCAACGCGATCGCCGGCAAGCGCGGCCAGACGCTGGCCCAGATGGCCTTGGCCTGGGTGCTGCGCAGGGGCCGGGTTACCTCAGCGCTGATCGGCGCCAGCCGGCCCGAGCAGGTCGAGGACTGCGTCGGGGCGCTGAAGGTGCTCGACTTCAGCGACGCCGAACTGGCCGAAATCGATACATACGCGCGCGAGTCCGACATCAACCTGTGGGCTGCTTCCGCCGAGCGCAAAGGCCCGCCGAGGAAATAGCTGAAGCCGGCTAATGAAGGCTGGCGGAATTGCTCGCGCCGGCCTTCGCGGATGAAGTCAAGTCAGGGCGTGGCCGGCCTCCCTGAGGCGGCGTTGATCGCCGCGTGGGTCGGCAGGCCAATGGTGCCTAGCACACCCTTGGCTACCCTCGTCGAGATTTCTGCCAATGTGCCCGCGCGTCATCGATTGGCCCGGGACAACAACAGAAGAGTAGCAAAGAGGGCGGTTCGTCGCTATCTGAATGGGATCGGGCCGTTTGCATGCGCAGACAGCCCGCCAACAGTGCAGGACAAGTGGAACAGGACCATGGCGGCAAGGGATGTGCTGACGAAAAACCAGTTGTGCGTGCTCGAGAAACTCGAGATCGCCAGCGGGCCGCTCAGCGCCTACACCTTGCTCGATCAGCTTCGCGAGCGCGGTTTTCGCGCCCCATTGCAGGTCTATCGCGCGCTCGACACGCTGGTGAAATCAGGTTTCGTGCACCGGCTGGAAAGCATTAATTCCTTCGTCGCCTGCGCCGAGCCGCACGACCATAGCCACTCGATGACCGCCTTCGCCATATGCGATACTTGCGGGCAGGTGACCGAAATGTCCGATCACGACGTCGATCACCGGCTGAACGAATGGGTCAACTCGACCGGCTTCGCCGCCAAGAAGGCGGTGATCGAATTTCGCGGGACCTGCGCGAAATGTTTGGCGCAAGCGGCCTGAGGGCCTTCGCCAGCGCGTC is a window from the Mesorhizobium australicum WSM2073 genome containing:
- a CDS encoding Gfo/Idh/MocA family protein: MAKKLGTGKLGVGVIGCGNISKAYFSLAPLFRGIEMRACADINMDAARARAKEFKLRAETVEDLLKADDIDITVNLTIPAVHYEVSKQVLDAGKHVYSEKPFVLSLKEGQDLKARAQKRGLRIGSAPDTFLGGAHQLVRELIDEGKLGKITSGTCHVMGHGMEHWHPNPDFFFQPGAGPVLDIGPYYITNLIQLIGPVKQVAAFATTPAKERTISSKPRAGEKIPVNTPTTIHGLLEFENGAVVTLNTSWDVWAHGHAPMELYGEGGTVFVPDPNFFGGDVRFTEEGKPVKKLPKWKHPLGVPNEMHGQGMMANYRTAGLADMALAIAEGRPHRCSMELALHAVDVMTGLLRSGETGKFVAMQTTCERPAALGVKQAKELLAKKT
- the mgrA gene encoding L-glyceraldehyde 3-phosphate reductase; translation: MPYIAAENRYEKMIYNRCGRSGLKLPAISLGLWHNFGDDTPHRTKQAIVRKAFDLGITHFDLANNYGPPPGSAETAFGEILRTDFAPYRDELIISTKAGYEMWAGPYGEWGGRKYMLASLDQSLKRMGLDYVDIFYSHRFDPDTPLEETMGALDHAVRSGKALYAGISSYNSQRTREAADILRQLGTPCVIHQPSYSMLNRWVEEDGLLDTLEGLGVGSIVFSPLAQGMLTDKYLGGIPDGSRASQGKSLKTAFINDRTIANIEALNAIAGKRGQTLAQMALAWVLRRGRVTSALIGASRPEQVEDCVGALKVLDFSDAELAEIDTYARESDINLWAASAERKGPPRK
- a CDS encoding Fur family transcriptional regulator; the protein is MAARDVLTKNQLCVLEKLEIASGPLSAYTLLDQLRERGFRAPLQVYRALDTLVKSGFVHRLESINSFVACAEPHDHSHSMTAFAICDTCGQVTEMSDHDVDHRLNEWVNSTGFAAKKAVIEFRGTCAKCLAQAA